In Anaerolineae bacterium, the genomic window GTAGGCCTGCGCGCCAAGGGCGTAGGCGAGTTCTGGCTCCTCCAGGACGGAGCACACCACGATGGGCACTCCGTCCAGGTCGGGCCGAGAGCGTAGCTGCTGGAGGAGGGCCCACCCGTCCACGTCCCGCATCATGACATCTAGGACTATGGCGTC contains:
- a CDS encoding response regulator, whose product is DAIVLDVMMRDVDGWALLQQLRSRPDLDGVPIVVCSVLEEPELAYALGAQAYLKKPIAPEDLLSLLHDLLGGSSRGELHPSGR